Proteins from a single region of Haloplanus sp. GDY1:
- a CDS encoding 50S ribosomal protein L37e — protein MTGAGTPSQGKKNKTTHVKCRRCGEKSYHVRKKVCSSCGFGKSAKRRDYEWQSKAGE, from the coding sequence ATGACGGGAGCAGGAACGCCGAGTCAGGGCAAGAAGAACAAGACGACCCACGTCAAGTGTCGACGCTGCGGTGAGAAATCCTACCACGTCCGGAAGAAGGTCTGCTCGTCGTGTGGCTTCGGCAAATCGGCCAAGCGCCGCGACTACGAGTGGCAGAGCAAGGCCGGCGAGTAG
- a CDS encoding LSM domain-containing protein, translated as MGGRPLDVLEASLDEDVMVYLKDGRAFQGVLGGYDQHMNVVLEPGDEIDEGALGDPDVEQVDNTTIIRGDNVVTIST; from the coding sequence ATGGGCGGACGACCCCTCGACGTGCTGGAGGCCTCGTTGGACGAGGACGTGATGGTGTATCTCAAGGACGGCCGTGCGTTCCAGGGCGTCCTCGGCGGGTACGACCAGCACATGAACGTCGTGCTCGAACCTGGCGACGAGATCGACGAGGGCGCCCTCGGCGATCCGGACGTCGAGCAGGTCGACAACACAACCATTATACGCGGCGACAACGTCGTGACGATAAGTACATGA
- a CDS encoding universal stress protein, producing MTFRVLVPVDDSEMAAGALRYALETFDDAEITVLHVGGGPSPMMGAATDLALADDVQAAAEERASEALDRARDVAAEYGVDVDTEVRLGHPARTIVERAVDFDTVVIGSHSGSLSDRLFIGNVAEKVVRGSPVPVTVVR from the coding sequence ATGACCTTTCGCGTCCTCGTCCCGGTCGACGACTCGGAGATGGCCGCCGGCGCCCTCCGGTACGCGCTCGAGACGTTCGACGACGCCGAGATAACGGTCCTCCACGTCGGCGGCGGCCCGTCGCCGATGATGGGGGCGGCGACGGACCTCGCGCTCGCCGACGACGTGCAGGCGGCCGCGGAGGAGCGCGCGAGCGAGGCTCTCGACCGCGCCCGCGACGTCGCAGCCGAGTACGGCGTCGACGTCGACACCGAGGTGCGACTCGGACATCCGGCCCGAACCATCGTCGAGCGTGCCGTGGACTTCGATACGGTCGTGATCGGCTCGCACAGCGGCAGCCTGTCCGATCGGCTGTTCATCGGCAACGTCGCCGAGAAGGTCGTCCGCGGATCGCCCGTCCCGGTGACCGTCGTTCGGTGA
- a CDS encoding DUF4396 domain-containing protein — MPLARVLTWIERSFEPVRELLRPVLSDPLVIGVWALLIVTSVAVLLWDLRRHSRALPSLMKGVWALVVLYSGPFGLLLYWYAGRTGISHDSLWRRGVRSTAHCYSGCGAGEVVGITLAQGILALAVGWVAAVTFGFAYLFGFGLTVGPLMQEGVGFREAMADALYSETPSITVMEVVAIGADLLLAADTHMGQPLFWMALALSLSLGFLAAFPVNVVLVHLGVKEGMKNPAEMDADGRSGATAD; from the coding sequence ATGCCACTGGCACGCGTTCTCACGTGGATCGAGCGATCGTTCGAGCCGGTTCGTGAGCTACTGCGGCCGGTGCTGTCGGACCCGCTGGTGATCGGCGTCTGGGCGCTCCTGATCGTCACGTCCGTCGCCGTCCTCCTGTGGGACCTCCGCCGGCACAGCCGGGCGCTGCCCTCGCTGATGAAGGGCGTCTGGGCGCTCGTCGTGCTGTACTCCGGACCGTTCGGCCTGCTGCTCTACTGGTACGCCGGCCGGACGGGGATCAGCCACGACTCGCTGTGGCGCCGGGGCGTCCGCTCGACGGCGCACTGTTACTCGGGGTGTGGCGCCGGCGAAGTCGTCGGCATCACGCTGGCACAGGGCATCCTCGCCCTCGCGGTCGGGTGGGTCGCCGCCGTCACCTTCGGGTTCGCGTACCTCTTCGGCTTCGGGCTCACCGTCGGCCCCCTGATGCAGGAGGGCGTCGGGTTCCGCGAGGCGATGGCCGACGCGCTGTACAGCGAGACGCCGTCGATCACGGTCATGGAGGTGGTCGCCATCGGAGCCGACCTCCTGCTCGCGGCCGACACCCACATGGGACAGCCGCTGTTCTGGATGGCGCTGGCGCTCTCGCTCTCGCTCGGCTTCCTCGCCGCCTTCCCCGTGAACGTCGTCCTCGTCCACCTCGGCGTCAAGGAGGGGATGAAGAACCCCGCGGAGATGGACGCCGACGGCCGGTCGGGGGCGACGGCCGACTGA
- a CDS encoding heavy-metal-associated domain-containing protein: MSRTITVDGMACASCERTVEGALEAVDGVTVATADADAASATVDGNVGRGALVAAVEDAGYEASPPSFSAH; this comes from the coding sequence ATGTCGCGAACGATCACCGTCGACGGGATGGCCTGCGCGAGTTGCGAACGGACGGTCGAGGGCGCTCTGGAAGCGGTCGACGGCGTCACGGTCGCGACGGCCGACGCCGACGCCGCGTCGGCGACCGTCGACGGGAACGTGGGTCGGGGCGCGCTCGTCGCCGCCGTGGAGGACGCGGGGTACGAGGCGTCGCCACCCTCGTTCTCGGCGCACTGA